The following are encoded together in the Juglans microcarpa x Juglans regia isolate MS1-56 chromosome 2D, Jm3101_v1.0, whole genome shotgun sequence genome:
- the LOC121250038 gene encoding ammonium transporter 3 member 1-like gives MLASQPASQAMGAAPPPNPVPVAYQAGTSLAVPPWLNKGDNGWQMIAATLVGLQSVPGLVILYGSIVKKKWAVNSAFMALYAFAAVVICWVTWAYKMSFGHKLLPFWGKGGPALGQKFLLEWTTLPETTQYFGNGEVETPMARPYFPMATMVWFQCVFAAITIVILAGSLLARMNIKAWMMFVPLWLTFSYTVGAFSLWGGGFLFHWGVIDYSGGYVIHLSSGIAGFTAAYWVGPRSRKDRERFPPNNVLLMLAGAGLLWMGWAGFNGGDPYAANIDSSMAVLNTNISAATSLLVWTWLDVIFFKKPSVIGAVQGMITGLVCITPGAGLVQGWAAIIMGVLSGSVPWFTMMIIHKRSKLLQKVDDTLGVFHTHAVAGLLGGMLTGIFAEPQLCNLFLPIVSSRGGVYGGTTGGKQVLKQMVGGLFIIGWNLVVTTVICIVINLVIPLRMLEAELLIGDDAVHGEEAYALWGDGEKYDPSRHDIFDDTSHINPSSTGATQVV, from the exons ATGCTAGCtagccagccagccagccaaGCCATGGGCGCTGCTCCTCCACCGAACCCAGTTCCAGTGGCGTACCAGGCCGGCACCTCTCTGGCGGTGCCGCCCTGGTTGAATAAAGGAGACAACGGGTGGCAGATGATAGCGGCCACCCTCGTCGGTCTGCAAAGCGTTCCGGGGCTCGTCATACTCTACGGTAGTATTGTCAAGAAGAAATGGGCCGTGAATTCGGCGTTCATGGCTTTGTACGCTTTTGCTGCAGTAGTTATCTGCTGGGTAACGTGGGCTTACAAGATGTCCTTTGGACACAAGCTCCTTCCCTTCTGGGGAAAAGGCGGCCCGGCTCTGGGCCAGAAGTTCCTTCTCGAATGGACTACTCTACCCGAAACTACTCAGTATTTCGGTAATGGCGAGGTCGAGACGCCCATGGCTCGGCCATACTTCCCCATGGCCACGATGGTGTGGTTTCAGTGCGTGTTTGCAGCGATCACGATAGTAATATTAGCGGGGTCGCTGCTGGCAAGGATGAACATCAAGGCTTGGATGATGTTCGTGCCACTGTGGCTCACTTTCTCTTACACCGTTGGAGCCTTCAGCTTGTGGGGTGGTGGGTTCTTGTTTCATTGGGGTGTCATAGACTATTCCGGTGGTTATGTCATCCATCTTTCCTCGGGGATTGCTGGATTTACTGCTGCTTATTGG GTAGGACCAAGATCAAgaaaagacagagagagatttCCTCCAAACAACGTTTTGTTGATGTTGGCAGGAGCAGGACTTTTGTGGATGGGATGGGCGGGGTTCAATGGTGGAGATCCTTACGCAGCCAACATTGACTCCTCCATGGCAGTTCTCAACACCAACATAAGCGCCGCAACCAGCCTTTTAGTCTGGACGTGGCTCGATGTCATCTTCTTTAAAAAACCCTCAGTAATTGGAGCAGTTCAGGGCATGATCACCGGCCTCGTTTGCATCACGCCTGGTGCAG GTCTTGTTCAGGGATGGGCAGCTATAATCATGGGAGTTTTGTCGGGCAGTGTTCCATGGTTCACAATGATGATCATACACAAAAGGTCAAAACTTCTGCAGAAGGTTGACGACACGCTTGGCGTGTTCCATACCCACGCTGTGGCTGGTTTGCTGGGCGGAATGCTCACCGGGATCTTTGCAGAGCCCCAGTTGTGCAACCTCTTTCTGCCCATCGTAAGTTCTAGGGGAGGAGTCTATGGAGGAACTACCGGAGGAAAGCAGGTCCTCAAACAGATGGTGGGTGGTCTATTCATCATTGGATGGAACCTCGTGGTGACTACTGTTATCTGCATTGTGATAAATTTGGTGATTCCTCTGCGCATGTTGGAGGCAGAGCTGCTCATAGGGGACGATGCTGTTCATGGCGAGGAAGCATACGCTTTGTGGGGTGATGGAGAGAAGTATGATCCTTCAAGGCATGACATTTTCGATGATACTTCGCACATTAATCCCTCGAGTACCGGTGCTACCCAGGTGGTCTAG